The Diceros bicornis minor isolate mBicDic1 chromosome 14, mDicBic1.mat.cur, whole genome shotgun sequence genome segment AGACTTTCTGCTTCTTTCTGATGATTCCATATTCTGGATTAAAGTGCAACAGAAAATTCACTCTAAGCTCTAATGCTTGTGTCTCCCTACTTTCAAAACTGACTCATtagcagggggccagccccatggtttagcagttaagtgcacacgctccgctactggtggcccaggtttggatccctggcgcacaccgaggcgctgcttgtctggccatgctaaggcggcatcccacatacagcaactagaaggatgtgcaactatgacatacacctatctactgggaggagaaaaaggaaaaaaagaggaggaggattggcaataggtgttagctcagggccagtcttcctcagcaaaaagaggaggattagcatggatgttagctcagggctgatcttcctcacaaaaaaaaaaaaaaaaaaagactgactcATTAGCATCCATGGAGCTTGGGAAAATTATTTCAGTCACCTAGCAATGAGCTATTCATAGAAAGGTTTTGGACATAAGTCTACACTGTTAGCATTATACGTGTTAGTCACAAATTAAAAAACAGCATGATATGAGTATGTATATTTACTTACATATAAATAGTTGGTCAGAGAGGTTGGAATGTCAAGAAGAACAGAAATAAGGTTACCTGAATGGCTCTTCCAGGGGGTTTCCAGCTATGCAAACAGCTTTTCGTCCAGGTCAGTCAATTCCAGTGCTTTCTAATTAGATGGTGGATAGTTCCTGTGTTTAGTTCCTCTGTCCTCTGAGAAGTTTTCCAGAACTCCTTCTGAAGATGTGCAGTTTATAAGGAACAGGCTGAACGAGTCATTCAGGTTCATCTGACTCAATAGAGAGGACATTTTCGCTGCCACCCTCTCTCAAAATGATTTCTCCACCTTGAAATCCTGGCAGATTATTGTCCTGGACACTGATTTGGGCATCTAACAATTGTTGTCATTGCATATGCTTAAATCTTACCTCCCAAATAAGTAAAATGGTAATTTCTTTAGTTTAGAGACCAAGTAATActtatttcttaatttaaaaaatattatgtgcATGTCCCTCAGCCCTGGAACAGCCTCATGCCTGCATTTGATATTCATTAAATACTTGATGACTTTTAGAGACGACTTTCACAAAACATGGAATTATCCACATACCCTttctacaaaacaaacaaaatatttactCAACTATTCAACAAGCAACcgatcaaaataaaataatttgaaaatgaagaaatcaatTGAAAATAGTGTCAACGTTAACTGTGAAATAAGGTCTGCAAAGATGGTTGAAAAccaatataaagttcaaaaatagttattgaaaaaggacaaaacatatgaaaaggGAATAACAGTTTTAAAAGATAGGTCTAAATCTTAGACATCAGGAAAATCAAAAAAGTGGATAGAGCAGGCTGGGAAGTGAGAGGCTGTCAATCTCACTGAAGATAGTGATCATCCATAGATGCCCTTATtttagtcacacacacacacacttagagGGAAATATAggataagcatttttaaaaacagtctagaatgttaaattaatattaaaaatggaCTGTACACTTTTCATATCACCAGAGaatgaatttataatttatatgtttaaaagaaaacaactcttattttctttgtgattgtTCCCATTGCTTTACCATTTACAAGTTAGAGATGCTAGCAAAAGTTTATCTACAGAAATGCTTACGGCAGTATTCTTCCAAAAATGAAAGCTCAGGAGGTTGAATTTCCTacaatagagaattttttttaaataaaattacagtattgctccacacacacacacacacacacacgtcataaaaaatgtaattacagGAACATCAGTCCTGACATATTaagtgagagggaaaaaaaaaaggtgacccAACAGAGGTGAGATCTGTAGCTACCTAAAAGAGGCCGAAGAATGAGACAAGAGGAGCAGAGGCTTTTGAAGGCAGACTTCCTGGAATCAAATACCAGCCTTTCTGCTCACTAGCCCTAAGATCTTGGCAAGTTATGTGACTTTTCTGtgacttagtttcttcatctgtgaaatgagttcctatatttttttcttttttttttttttggtgagctagactgtccctgagctaacagttggccaatcttcctctattttgtatgtgggacgctgccacagcatggcttgatgagtggtgtgtaagtccgtGCTCAGGATTCGAAccaactccaggctgctgaagccgagcgtgcaaacttaagcactacaccactgggccggccgcccaccttttttttttttttttggggggggggggggcggaaaCTTGAAACAAtgactggcacagagtaagcactatatatatgtgtgtgtgagtttttATGGTATCTTTTAGATTTCTAATGCAAAATATGAATCATAGTTCTTTCTCTGGCTTTTAAATTGTGGAatctaagaatttttaaaaattgtctagtTCTATGCTACTTTTAAAGCAACAGAATGATATGGTCTGTCAACCCAAAAATATAAGAGTCAATCCACTCCACAACTCGACACCTAAGTCATTGTCATTTGATGGCAGGAGCTGTCAGGGATCACCAAGGGTCAGAGAAACCAAATACATGTTGAAGCATAGGGTCCTTGGTAAGATGCACCTGTAATCTCCCTAAGGAGAAAGATTCTTCAAACTGAGTGTCACAGTGTATTAGTGGGCTGTGAAATCAATCTCATGGTTTGCaaccagcattttaaaaaaagaaaataggcgGGGCCggcggtggcgcaagcggttaagtgcgcgcgctccgctgcggcggcccggggtttgctggttcggatccccggcgcgcaccgacgcactgcttggtaagccatgctgtggtggcctcccatataaagtggaggaagatggccaccgatgttagcccagggccgtcttcctcagcaaaaaaaagaggaggattggcggatgttagctcagggctgatctcctcacaaaaaataaataaataaataaataaataaataaaataggctaGATTAGACTATATCAGAATACAGGCACTTAAGGTAGTATTGTTTCCTGAATTTTTCTTtcaggtgtgtgtgtatgggacTGTGTCAGTGTGTATGcatgacacagagagagacaaagggacttTTCTACCTCACTTTTGCAATCAGGCATTTGAAAGTCTTATTTGATTTCTACTtcagaaatatttcaaatgttgACTCTCTCCTTTCTCACACTGTCTCCTTAAGTGAAGCCCTTGTCTTTCTTGTGAGACTATTGCAACAGACTACCGACCTCTGACATTGGGCCCTTCTCAGTAAGGACTGTTTATGTGAAAAATCTAAAGCAAAGacaaccacaacaacaacaagacaACTACAACAACGATACACAAACTCTCTCCTTAAAAACCTCTggtcgggggccggcccggtggcgcaagcggttaagtgcgcgcgctccgctgcggcggcccggggttcgctggttcggaccccgggcgcgcaccgaagtactgcttggtaagccatgttgtggcggcgttccatataaagtggaggaagatggccaccgatgttagcccagggccgtcttcctcagcaaaaaaaaaaaaagaggaggattggcggatgttagctcagggctgatctcctcacaaaaaaaaaaaaaaaaacctctggtCGTCCCCAGCCTGCAGCATAACAACCAAATTTCTCATGCAGGTATTTGGGGATCTCCAAAGACGGTCCCTATGGAGTTTTCCTGTGCTGAACTCTGGGCTCTGGCCGCAGTAAACTGCTCCCTCAGCACCCTTCTGGAAAGCCTGGCCTTCATGAGCAAACTCGTATATCTGGACCTCTGACAAAGAGGAGTCCTAGGACAAAGCCAGAGAAGCATCCTGGATATTGTTCCAATAACTTTTCCCAAAGCTCTGCAGACACACCTGCGATACCAGTTCTGTTAGAGATCTGGGTCTGTGGTTCCACTGAGCTCTTCAGGCCAGGGATCCTGCCTCACATTTTATAGTAAATTGAGGGCAGGCACtgtatctgtttctctgtgtgtgtgtgtttggaagtGGGTGGTGGCGGGGAGTGGGGGGGTTGAATTAATGAAACCAGAAGCAAAACTCAATTGAGGACACCAGCCACTAGGGTGATCAGATTTTGGCCAAGTAGATATCATGTGTAAGATCCATGTTATTTACTCCATCCTTGAGGGTTTTCTATCAAGCTGCAGGATCTGAGGAGTGGTTTTAGTCACAAGCAACCCACATGCTTTAGAGATTATGATTTATTAGATTGCGTATGCCCAAATAAGGTCATACTCGGCAGTTTCTAGACAACTCTATAAGCATCTTCTAACTCTGCAGTGAGACATTTAAGAGATCTGTGTTACTTCCCTCATGTACATAGATAGTTTTCAATAAAAATCAGGGCGTGACTAATTGATTTTCTCCATTGATTGGAAGCCAACCATTTGGAAGAACACTCAGAAGAAATGAGTTAGGTCTCTTGCTAAAAACTACTTTTAAATTtacaaggaaaagaggaaattttgttcttctccttGAATTTTGCTGAAAATTGAGGGCTTTATCAATTAGTCTTGGCATACagggttatttttcattaaaaggcGAAAAGGCATGAGAAATTTGAGTGTCCGTGGATCACTCGGCAGTGGTACCTGGGCGATTCTGCGCAGAGGATTTTTGTGGGATTCAACTTTTGGGGGTAAAACAAACACAATTGCTCCTCCCACAAGGGGCGGGGGCGGTGCCTGGGCGATGCACCAATCACAGCACACCCTGCCCTATATAAGGCCCTGCGAGGCTTCAGGCGTTTCACGCTGGTCGTTGCGTGTTATTTCTTGTTGTGCGATGTGGGTATGCCTGAGACTGCGCCTGCAGCCTCAGTGAAGCTTGTTGTGACTTCTATGGAGAAATCGTCAGTTAAGAAACGAGGAAAGAAGCAAAGTGGCTTGACTGTTGCAAGCCGCAAGGTTCGGGGTCCGTCTGTGTCAAAATTGATCACTGACGCTTTGTTACTGTCTCAAGAGAGAGGGGGTATGTCATTGGCTGCGCTCAAGAAGGCGCTGGCGGCCGCTGGCTACGACGTGGAAAAGAACAATAGTCGCATCAAGTTAGGTCTGAAGAGCTTAGTGAGTAAGGGCACTCTGGTACAGACTAGGGGTACTGGCGCCGCTGGCTCCTTTAAGCTCAGCAAAAAGCCTGTTCCTGAGCCCGCTAAGGGCAGGGTCAAGAAGACCGCTTCTGCAAAGACCAGGAAGGTGGCTTTGTCCAGGGACTCCAAGTCTTCAAAGAGGGCTACGACTGATAAGCGAGCCAGGAAACCAGGGACAGCAGCAGTACAGAAACCTGCCAGGAGCAGCAGCAAGTCTGAAGGAGCCCAGAGCAAGCAACAATTCAAGAGTCCTGCAAAAAGCGGAACAGCGATGGGCAGGAGGTCAAAATCGACCCAGCGAAAAACAAACCGTAGGAACGTGGTGTCTAAGAAGTAAGCTTCATGGAAAGCTAGTTTTCAGAGAACCCAAAGGCTCTTTTAAGAGCCACTTAAGTAGTCCTAAAATGCTGTGGCACTGGAAGGTTCTAAAAGTTTTCCAGAAGACCAGGCCGAGGTCATTGCCTGCTCATAAACCAGTAATTTTGGTAAGGTGAAGTAATCACAGAGACGCGGTGAAAGATCCCAGATAAGGATATCCAAGTAATACCAAATCCAAAAAACCTAGTATGTGCACTATACTTACAACAACGTTGCTTTGCAGTATAaacttttaaatacatttctAGTACTATGGTTTGTTGAGCAAAGTGGAGATCAGCTCtgaccaaattttttttttcttgggaaGTGCTATGTGCTAGTTTATACCATCATATATGGGTGCTGTCCTAACCAAGACTTAACTTGGTGTCCACAGATTTTAGgagtcaatatacagaaatcaaggTGTGAAAAAGGTGTTTGCGGGAAGTTTTTGAGTCATATTTTTCAACTGAAGGTTCCTTAGATTGTattgtcagggaagagggagaatcccctgtcaccctttctcttaaggtttttctggttggccaaataattaagacattagcaggagaaaatgataaccaaatttaataacatgtatacgtgggagaaaccagacacactgagtttctcaacacaatagcagattctcgtcttaaatgccatcttcagctaaagacggaggaggatgctgggggtgggtggtgttttgggatttcagaggggaagataatttacatggagagggaaacgtaaatgtttgtcagacaatgctttgcaggaCCACCTATAGAGAACGTGGCCAGAGAAACAGGAATTATAGTGATCAAGAGTAGTAGATTTAAGTCTTTGTCTTCCACCcaataagagttttcacagataaagccatcccccctccccccagtcttcccactacacagagcgatacctttacaaatgtaaatatttggtaaacagaactttaagaatgggcttagtgaggaccctgccagtctgtctacacccagagttaaattcctttaggcagtctGGGGGAGGTCAGATGtgtgtcagagaaaataatcaaggtaaagagacatttcagagtggccaattttgatctcccacagtatgaTCAACAGACAGAAACCAAGTATTTTCAGTTTACATTTGCAAGAATAGTGAAATATCGCTTATTATTTACGAAGTACTATAGGTTCTAGATGTTATTTGATGTGTTAAAAAGCACATATAGGGCCgccctgcggcttagcggttaagtgcactcgctccgatgcgggcggcccggggttcggatcacCGGggctgcaccgacgcaccgcttctctggccatgctgaggctgcgtcccacatacagcaactagaaggatgtgcagctatgacatacaactatctattggggctttgggggaaataaataaaattaaaaaaaaaaggcacatatTGTCAAAACAATTGGAGTGGTAATTATTTTAATACAActaattctatatattttatttatgaacaTAGTTTATAGGCTTATGCAGATTGCACTCCACGGGCTGAAAAACGTTAACCCTAAAACCTTTATAGAGGAAATGTTGGAGGTTGCAGGGGTGTTAGGGTCTGAAGTGAACTTTCCTAAATCACAAAAACTGTGTGTGTTAGGAAACTCTCAGGGTCTGAGTTAAAGcatctttcttgttttaaaatcagtttatttCGGTTTTCACTTTTGTGACATAGCATTCTTATTTAAAGATAATTGTAAATATTAAATTCATAACTGTTAATCTTACTTTGGGCCCTGGTATTTGGGGCAACTTTGAACAAAGCCCAACACATAAACTGTATGTGGTGTTCTTTGACATACAAGTTCAATAGATAACTCACTAGGACCTAGCCTTTTTGAACTCATTTGTATAGTAGTTGggcctcaaaaaaaattaaattgtgtcCTATAATGGAAAACCACTCAACATAAAGGTTTCAATTTCTATGGAATCAGCCTCAGCCCATGCCTTGCTTGGATATGGTGGCCTGTTGCAGGAATGAGCTGCACTTTCCCGACAAGGCAGTGAGCTCCTTGTCTGACTGCTGTGCCGAGCAGTAGACTGACGCCAGACTGTCATCACAGAGGAAAAGAGTGAAGGACTGGCCTCATCCCGCCCAGCAGCTGGCCGGTCTCCCAGCACTACTCGGACTCCATCTAGAACCGGTTTGGCGACATGCACAGCCTTTGCTCAAGGCGCCTTGTAGCGCCAGGCATACATCAGGTTAAAAACAAAGTTAACCAACCAAAGCTTTTTCTCCAGTTCCAGGAACGGCTATTAAAGCCCTCAATTGTTTTGGCCAATAGGAAAATGGCTCTGGAATCCCACCCGCCCGCCGCAATTTAAGTGGTTTTTCGCACTACACCGAGTATCGTCCAATGAAAGCTTGTCCCCAGAGAGCCTTCATTTACATAGCCCTGTTGTGTAAGTTGGCTATGTGTGATCCTGCGCCATGGATGCCTCCAGTCATCCGGCTAAGTACAAAGGATCTCTCTGGGAATGCTTTGAAATACATAAAACGTTTGCATTTCTTTTACGGAATCAGTTTTGTTGGCAGCGTTTAGTCGTGTTCAGTTATAACAACTCTCTAGATACTTGCACCCTgcactttttaaaagttgaacACGTTAGCAAAACGCCCACTGGTTATTTAACCGCATTACGAAATAATAATGCACTAGCGATCTCATACATGCCGCCTTTCGATTTTACCTACTAAACTTTAACATTTCCGCTCAACAGCTCTTTGGGTGACTTCGTGGGCGGCCCTGAAAAGAGCCTTTTGGTTTTCAGTCCTGCAGTTACGGCACATCCTCTGTTCTCAACCGCCGAAGCCGTAGAGGGTGCGGCCCTGGCGCTTGAGCGCGTAGACCACGTCCATGGCAGTGACCGTCTTGCGCTTTGCGTGCTCGGTGTAAGTGACAGCGTCCCGGATCACATTCTCCAGAAACACCTTCAGCACCCCACGAGTCTCCTCATAGATGAGACCCGAGATACGCTTGACACCCCCGCGGCGAGCCAGACGCCGGATAGCAGGCTTGGTGATTCCCTGGATGTTGTCACGCAACACCTTTCGGTGGCGCTTAGCGCCTCCTTTTCCTAAGCCCTTCCCGCCCTTACCACGGCCAGACATGGTTGTTATCGCAATGACTTCTCAGAGTTGACGCAGATCTTTAAATAGCACATTTGCGGACCTGATTGAAAACAACATGCTCTGGTGGAGTTTTTCCAAATTAGGTCAGCAAAGAGGTGGAGCTAGGTGAATAGTTATTAACATTTCAGTGTTTTGATTGGCCAATGAAACCTCGCTATTTGGACTGGCTGGAAGGGGAGGTACAGATTTCATTCCGCTGAGAAGCTTTAGTCTTTTGTCATCCATTATTTTTTGCACGCGCATTTGTAAGTTGAGTGTATTCTTAGCAGCCCAAAGACGCTGAGTAAAGAGCTCCACTCCACGTTTCTTTTTATTTGCACTTAGCAACTAATCAATTAGATAATGGTTCCTTGGGGAATGTAGAAATAATATGTAAAGACGGGTGGATTTATAGGTCAAGGGACTTTCCCTCTCAGTTCTTTCAATGTGCCTATCTAATGGTACACATTTTGACGGCCTTCTCTGTACTGGACAAAATATAAGCCTGGCCATGAAGAAGCCCTGGCCATAAAAGTCCTGTGTTTGGAAAGACAAAAAGGTACATAaacaattgcaaattaaaacttcttccttttcttctctatctCCATCCAGACATTTATTGGGTGACTCCTTTTTCTGCAAAAGTCTGAGAGAGTCGTAATCACTTGCCTCTGGACCCTCTTCCTGGCCTGCTGCGCCTGTCTGATCTGCCTGCAATCCCTAGCAAGCTCCCCTTCTCTCCTTCATTAATCCCTTTTCAACCTTCTCCAGTTGTAGAGACAGGAACATACGTTTTGTAGACTTGGGGATTATTTGCAGGGCAGGGGTAATACTTGATTAAGGTCATTACAAAGTCTATAGGGCCGGCCCATGAGAGGCCTTTGATGAGATTATTGGTGTTTTAAACAAGGCTAAtcccatgaaaaaaaaaaaagaattggatcTAAATGTGGTTTGAAACCAAAAATTTCTCCTTAGATGCCTGCTGC includes the following:
- the H1-6 gene encoding histone H1t, with product MPETAPAASVKLVVTSMEKSSVKKRGKKQSGLTVASRKVRGPSVSKLITDALLLSQERGGMSLAALKKALAAAGYDVEKNNSRIKLGLKSLVSKGTLVQTRGTGAAGSFKLSKKPVPEPAKGRVKKTASAKTRKVALSRDSKSSKRATTDKRARKPGTAAVQKPARSSSKSEGAQSKQQFKSPAKSGTAMGRRSKSTQRKTNRRNVVSKK
- the LOC131414069 gene encoding histone H4, producing MSGRGKGGKGLGKGGAKRHRKVLRDNIQGITKPAIRRLARRGGVKRISGLIYEETRGVLKVFLENVIRDAVTYTEHAKRKTVTAMDVVYALKRQGRTLYGFGG